In Tessaracoccus sp. MC1865, the DNA window GGCCCAGCATGCCCGTGTTCGTGAAGCGCAGCGCAACCCGGCCCTTCAGCCGCAGCAGGACCAGGTACACGAGGACCAGCACCGGCAGCAGCGCCAGGGTCCAGAGTCGTCCGGGGTTCGCGAACTCCGGGAGCCAGGACCAGAGCCAGCTCACTTGCTCACCCCCTGCGGGGGCTGGTGCAGCATGCCGGCCACCTTGCGGTAGTGCAGCACGAAGCGCGCGATGTCGGTGACCCAGTCGCGGTCCGTGCGCAGCTGGATGTGGCCGGCGCCGGCCCGGCGCAGCGCGATCTTGATGCGCTCGCGCTGGGCGCGCGTCGCGGCGTCCATCCGGCGCTTGGCCGCGTCGTCGGAGGTGTTGACGTAGCGCGCGAACGAGGTCTCCGGGTCACGGATGAGCATCTCGCCCACGTCCGGGAACTCCAGCTCGTGCCTGTCGATGACCTCGATGCAGAGCACCTGGTTGCGCACCGCCAGCCGACGGATGGCGCGCTCCCACGGGGGCGGCACGTTCGGGTCGAGCTCGGAGTCCCCCGGCGTGAGGAAGTCCGAGACCACCACGCGCATGCCGCGGCGGCGCTGCGAGCGGGTGAGCTGCTCGATGCCGTCCTCCAGCTCGATGGTGCCCGGCGTGTTGTCCGGCACGATCGGCTCCGTGAGGAGCTTGCGCAGCAGCCCGTAGAGCGCGGTGCGCCCGGAGCGGGCGGGCAGCCGCTTGACCTGGTCCGGCAGCATCATCATCCCGCCGAAGCGGTCGCCCATCTTCTGCGAGAGGAACCCGATGGTCGCGATGGCCGCGATGCCGAGGTCGCGCTTGGTGATCCCCTCGGTGCCCCAGTTCATCGACGGCGTGGCGTCCAGCAGGGCCCAGACCTCCAGCTCGCGGTCCGCCATCGTGTCGCGCACGTGCGGCACCGTGGTGCGGGCGGTCACGGCCCAGTCCATCTTGCGCACGTCGTCCTGCCCGGGATGGTAGACCCGGGCGTCGTTGGTGTCGGTGCCCGGCCCGGGGAGGAGACCCAGGTGGTCCCCCTGGAGGAAGCCCTCGAGGCGGCGCACGATCGTCAGTTCGAGGCGTCGCAGGGCTGCCTCGGGGGCCAACTTGTTGAGGGGCACCGTCGGCCCGGTGGGCGCGCGCAGCACCGAATATTCGGCCGCCTCAGTGCTGGGCACAGCCAGTGACGGCCCCTTCTGGGGGCCGTCGTAGGTGAAGCCCGGTTGCGTCAAGGATCAGCTCCGGCCGGGCTGGTGGGCGTGCGCCTGGTGGCTGGCCTGCCGCTGCTGTTCGTTCCACACGGGGGTGGGCGCCGGCACCATGGCGAGGATGCGGTCCACCACCTCTGCGGTGCTGACGTTGTCCGCCACTGCGTCGAAGCCCAGCACGATGCGGTGGGCCATGACGTCCCTGGCCACTGCCTGGACGTCGGTGGGCAGCACGTAGTCGCGGCCGTTGATGAGGGCCAGCGCGCGGGCGGCGGCGACCAGGCCCAGCGTGGCGCGCGGCGAGCAACCGATCTGGATGACCCCCTCAAGGTCCGGCATGTTGAAATCTGCCGGGGTACGCGAGGCCAGCACCAGCCGCACGATGTACTCGGCGACGAGGTTGTGCACGAACACGTTGGAGGCCATGTCCTGGAGATGACGCACCAGGTCAGGGTTGAGGACCCGCTCCGCGACGGGTGGGCTGACGCTCATCCGGCGCAGAATCTCGAGTTCCTCATTGCCGCGCGGGTAGGGCACGTCGACCTTGACCAGGAAGCGGTCGCGCTGCGCTTCGGGCAGCGGGTAGACACCTTCGGATTCGATGGGGTTCTGCGTGGCGATCACGATGAACGGCTTCGGGGCCGGGTAGGTGACGCCGCCGATCGAGACCTGCTTCTCGGCCATGAGCTCGAGCATCGCCGACTGCACCTTGGCCGGCGCGCGGTTGATCTCGTCGGCGAGGACGAAGTTGACGAAGACGGGGCCGAGTTCGATCTCGAAGCTCTCCGCCTTGGCCGAGTAGATGCGCGTACCGACGATGTCGGACGGCACCAGATCCGGCGTGAACTGCACGCGGGCGAAGTCGCCGCCCACGACCGTGGCGAACGAGCGCACCGCCAGGGTCTTGGCCACGCCCGGCACGCCCTCCAGCAGACAGTGTCCCTTGGCCAACAGGGCGACCATCAGCTGCTGCACCATGTGCTCCTGGCCGACGATGACCCGCTGCACCTGACTGATCGCCTGGCCCAGCACCCTGGCCGCGTCAGCGACCGTCTCGGGCAACTGGGTGACTGCGGTCGGCTCGCTCACGCGTGACTCCTTCTGGACGGGGATCCGCGCTCAACGATAGCGCTCCGGGGGAAGCACCAACTCTACGCAGACCACGCACGGCCGTCGACGCTGTTGCTTGTCTGAATGTGGTTCGATGGTCACGATGAGCGAGCACGACGACGCCGGCCCGGTGCAGGGTCCCCCTCCCCCTCCGCCCGAGGAACGCGCGGAGGATGAGATGGTGCTCGCCGCGCACCATCCCCTCCGGGAGGAAGACCCGCCCAAGGTGGGGGACTTCTGGCTCGACGCCAGGCTGACCGCCACCCCGGCGGGCACCACCTTCGTCGCGCACGAGGACGGCGGCGACTCCGTCATGCTCCTCCTGCTCTCAGAGGGCGCGGCGCGCGACGCCGCGGCCCGGGCCCGGTTCTCCGGCGAGATCAACGCCATGCATATCGACACCGTCGTCGCCCGTGGCGGCGAGGACCAGGACGACGGCCGCACCGCCGTCCGGTACCGCAGCGAAGACGACGATCCACACCTCGCCCATCTGCTCCCCCTGGCGCCCTGGGCTGCGCTGGCGTTCGACGGAACGCTCGCGGCCGTCGAGGAGGCGGACAGGGTGCTGCGCGCCGTCGATCTGTCGATGGCGCCGCCGCTGAGCCAGCCGGCGGGCCCCGACTACCGGTTGCACTGGATCGACAAGACCGGCCACGGCGCCACCCGGCTCTGGCCGCTGGCCTGGCCGGGGCGTCGGGACCGTGCCTCCTGGATCACCATCCTGGTGTCCTTCCTGGTGATGGCCCTGTTGTCGGCGCTCGCGCTGCTGATGGCCATCCTCGCCTTCCAGAACCAGCCCCCCGTCGACGCTCCCCCGCCCATCCCTTCGCCCGCGGAGGGCTCCGGCGAGGGGTCGGGCTCGCCTGATCCGGCGTCAGCCTCCCCCCAGTCCGGGGAGCCGCAGAGCAGGGAGCCGTCCAGCCCTTCACCCGGCAGCGACGGTGGGCCGTACAGCGACTCGCCCTCTATGGAGGTACCCAGCGACGGCGACTCCGGCCCCGGCGGCCCGAGCGTCAACCCGAAGCTCTGATGCGCCGGCCATGAGCCAGCCCTCCGCCTTCTCAGAGGCCCTCGAACGCCTGTCGCCGGGCTACTTCGCGCTCGTGATGGGGACCGGCATCGTCTCCATCGGCCTGCACGAGATCGGCCTGGAGGCGCTGTCGCTCGCGCTGCTCGTGATCGCCGCCCTCTCCTACGCCGCGCTCTGGGTGCTCTACGTGTGGCGCGCCGTGTCCCACCGTGCCGCGATGCTGCGCGACCTGCGCGGCCCTGAGATGGCGTTCGCCTACTTCACCGTGGTCGCGGGCACCGACGTGCTCGCCGTCCGGCTCATGGCCGCCGGGTATGTCACCATCGCGCTGCCGCTGATCTTCCTAGGCGCGGTGCTCTGGTTCGTGTTCGGGTACGTGTTGCCGTGGCAGGTGCTGATGACCCGCGACGGCAAGCCCATCCTGGCCAGGACCAACGGCACCTGGTTCATCTGGGCGGTCGCCAGCCAGTCCCTGGCGATCGGCATGACCCGCATAGTGCCCTTCTTCCCAGATGGGCAGGCGTGGATCGGGATCCTCGCCGTGCTGTCGTGGTCGGTGGGCGTGGCGCTGTACGCGGGCGTCTCCATCCTCGTGCTCCTGCGCATCGTCCACTTCGGCATCACACCGCGCGAGTTCGAGCCGCCCTACTGGGTGGCCATGGGCGCGATGGCGATCGCGGTCGTCGCGGGCAGCAACATCGTCGCCATGGATTCAACGCCCATGGTCGACGCGACCCGGACGCTGATCGCGGGCACCATCGCCATCTTCTGGAGCTTCTGCCTGTGGCTCATCCCGATCCTGGTCGGCGCAGGCGTGTGGCGCCACTTCGTGCACCGGGTGCCGCTGGTCTACGTGCCCACCTTCTGGTCGATCGTCTTCCCCGTCGGCATGTTCGCCGTCGCCTCGATCAACGTGGGCAGGGTCGACCGACTGCCGTTGGTGGAGGCCATCGGCACCGTGTTCCTGTACGTCGCGCTGGCGGTGTGGGCGGTCGTCTTCGTCGCCATGATGCGCAACGTGGTGATGGTGCTCCTGCCGAGGGCGCGGCCGGGACGGCCACGTGTTGGGCAGGGACAGGCGTAACTGAGTATCCTTCTTCCCCGAGGGGCATTAGCTCAGCCGGTTAGAGCAGCGGACTCATAATCCGCCCGTCGCGGGTTCAAGCCCCGCATGCCCCACCCTCAGGCCAGCGCTGCAGCCAGGTCCCGCAGCCAGGCAGCGACACCGTCGGGCCCCTCCGCCAGCACGTCGGCCTGGGCGGCCATCGCCGGCTGTTCCGCAGACCCGCTGATGACGGCGCAGGTGCTGAGACCCCCGTCGCGCAGTTCGCGAAGCACTTCAAAGGCCGGCAGGTCCCCCAGGTCGTCGCCGCACATCGCCACGACGGTGGCCCCGGTCTCGTCGACGAGGGCCAGGAGCGCGTCACCCTTGGTCAGCGCTGAAGCACGCAACTCAAGGACGTTGCGGCCGGGCTCCAGAACGAGCCCGTGCCGCGCAGCCACGACAGCCAGCTGCGGCTCCAGGAGCCGGAACGCCGCGTCAGGGTCTGCGCTGCGCCGCGTGTGCACGCCGAGCGCGCGGCCCTTGTCCTCCAGCACCACACCGTCGATGGTGCAGCCCGCGATGATCCGCTCCACCTCTGGGCGCGCCGCGGCGACGTTCTCGGGCACCGACGGCGGCGTCTCCTCGCCCGTGGCCGCATCCCAGCGCTCCGCGCCGTACTGGCCCAGGACCACCAGGTTGCCCAGCCCTTCGCGCTCCGCCAGGCGCCCAAGGCGTCGGACCACCGCGACCCCCCGTCCGGTGATGATCGCCACGTGCCCGAGCACGCCGCCCAGCCGGGCGAGGGCCTGGGCCGCGCCGTCGTGCATCCGGGAGTCCTCCGGGTCATCGACGATGGGGGCAAGGGTGCCGTCGAAGTCGAGGGCGAGCAGCACCCGGGACGGGTCTGCGGCGGCGGCGGAGAAGAAGCTCTGGGCATGATCGGTCACGGCATTCCAGGTCATGGCACCTACCTTGCCACGTCGGCGTTCTCGGGTCGCCCGACTCGTGTGACAACCGCACTCGGTAAGGTGATAGACGACCTAGGAGGAAAAATGTCCGAGCGCGCACGCTTCGTCGTTGTCGCCAACCGGCTCCCTGTCGACCGCATCACCGCAGATGACGGGAGCGTCGACTGGCGCACGTCACCAGGTGGCCTGGTCACCGCTCTCGAGCCCGTGATGCGCCGCATGGGCGGCGCATGGGTGGGCTGGCACGGCGCGTCGGGTGAGCGCGTCGCGCCCTTCGAACACGAGGGCTACTCCGTCGTGCCGGTACCCCTGAGCGCAGAGGAGTACGAGGAGTACTACGAGGGCTTCTCCAACGCCACCCTGTGGCCGCTGTATCACGACACCGTCGCCTTTCCTGAGTACCACCGCGAGTGGTGGGACGCCTACGTCACCGTCAACCGTCGATTCGCGGAGGCGACCGCGGAGGTGGCCGACGAGGGCGCCACCGTGTGGGTCCAGGATTACCAGCTTCAACTGGTCCCCAAGATGCTGCGCGAGCTGCGTCCGGATCTGCGGATCGGCTTCTTCCTCCACATCCCGTTCCCTCCCACCGAACTGTTTCAGCAGCTGCCGTGGCGCAGAGAGATCCTCGAGGGTCTCCTCGGTGCTGATCTGGTGGGCTTCCAGGTGCCGGGCGGCGCCCAGAATTTCCTGCGCCTCGTGCGTCAGCGCACCACCCACCGTGTGGAGCGCGACCGGGTGCGCGTCTCGGGATCGCGCGTGTGCACCGCCCGCGCCTACCCGATCTCCATCGACACGGAGGGCTTCGCGGCCCTGGCCCAGACGCCCGAGGTCATCGCCGAAGCCGAGGCCCTGCTGGAGGAACTGGGGCATCCCAAGCGGATCTTCCTGGGCGTGGACCGGCTGGACTACACGAAGGGCCTGCGGCAGCGCATCCGCGCCATGGGCGAACTCTTCGAGGAGGGCAGACTCGACCCGGCGGACACGGTCTTCCTGCAAGTGGCCACCCCGTCGCGCGAGCGCGTCGACGAGTACAGGCGGCTGCGCGACGATATCGATCTCCTGGTGGGGCGGATCAACTCCGAGGTTGGCGGCGTCGGTCGCCCGGCCATCTCCTATCTCCACGCCGGCTTCCCGCGCACGACGATGGCGGCCATGTACCGCATCGCCGACGTCATGGTCGTCACTCCGCTGCGCGACGGCATGAACCTCGTGGCCAAGGAGTACGTGGCGTGCCGCCCCGACACCAATGGCGCGCTGGTCCTCAGCGAGTTCGCCGGCGCGGCGCAGGAACTCAAGCAGGCCTACCTGGTCAATCCCTACGACCTCAACGGCATGAAAGAGGTCGTCATGCAGGCCGCGACGGACCCGGCCCGGGAACGCCAGCGGCGCATGCGGGCGTTGAAGAAGCAGGTGCACGGCAACACCATCGAGCACTGGGCCGACAATTTCCTGGGTGACCTCCAGAACACCGACGGCTGAAGCGGGTCAGTTCAGCGCCTCGAACTTGCGTGACCAGGCGGAGCGGATCGGGTTCGCGTCAGCCACGAGGGCATCGAAGCGGCGGTCAGCGATGTTGGCCACCTCCCCCACGGTCTTGTGCAGTTCGCGTTCCGGCGAGGCCTCCACGCGCACCCAACTCTGCTCCACGACGGAGTCGAGCGTGGTGGTTGCGTTGAGCGACACCACGAGCGGGAGGCCGAACTTGTCCTGGTACGCGTGCGACACGGCCATGAGACTCTGCCGGTCGTGGTCGTCCATCCTGTCGGCGGCCAGCGATCCGGTCTCGGTGAGCGCGGCGATGTCCGACGGCGTGTGACCAGGGTCCTCGTCGAGGAGGAGGTCGGCGATGTCGCGGTACCTGAGGATCAGGCTCCGCTGTTGGTCGGGGGTGCCGCTCATCAGCGAGTTCTGGAAGGCTGCCCGCAGGTCGGCCGTCGAGTTGAACGGACGCGACTGGTACGCGGCACGGATGGGCCAGGTCTCTTCCGGATAGAGGCTGCGGAAGGTCTCGACGAAACGTTCCTCGTCCATGGCGTTGATCTGCTCCAGGTTGAGCGGGCTCCTGCCTGAGGTCGCGACGTCCGGGCCCCGGCGGCGGCCGATGTGGAAGAACAGCAGGTTGAGCACGATCGCGGTGATCGCGCCGATCGTGACGCCGGAACCGAAGAAGATGTGGAGCCACCCGGGCACAGCCTGGGCGACGGAGGGCTGCAGGGTGACCAGCATCGCCAACGCCAGCGAGGTCGAGACGATGACCTGGTTGCGGTTGTCGTGCAGGTCGGCCTTGCCCAGCGTCTGGATGCCGACGAAGGCCACGTTGGCGAACATGGCCAGGGAGGCACCGCCCAGAACCGGTCCGGGGATGGCCGCGACGATGGCGCCGGCCTTCGGGAGGAGGCCCAGGATGATCATGAACACGCCGGCCACGGCGACAACCCAGCGCGACTTCACGCGGGTGAGGCGCACGAGGCCGACGTTCTGCGCGAAGCAGGTGTAGGGGAACGAGTTGAGGACACCGCCCAGCGCGGTGGACAGGCCGTCGGCGCGCAACGCGGCGGCGATGTGCTTCGGGGTGATGCGCTTGCCGACGACCTCACCGGTGGCGAACACGTCACCGGTGGTCTCGACGGCCGTGATGGCCATCACGATCAGCATGGAGACGATCGCGGCGAAGGTGAACTTGGGCATCCCGAACCAGAACGGGGTGGTCACGCCCACCCAGGAGGCGTCGGCCACGTGGGTGAACGAGGTGTCGCCCAGGATGACGGCGACAACCGTACCCAGGACCAGACCCATGAGGACGGCGACGGTGGCCATGAAGCCCTTGAAGAAGCGCTGCATCAGCACGATCACGCCGAGCGTGGCCAGCGCGTAGGCCAGGTTGCGTGTCAATTCCGCCCCTGCGGCGTTCCCGCCGCCGGCACCGCGGACGATGTCGCTGGCCGCCACGCCGATCAGGGTGGTGCCCATCACGGTCAGGAGGGTGCCGGTGACCACCGGCGGGAAGAAGCGGATGAGCTTGGAGAAGTAGGGGGCGACGAAGAACGTGGCCAGACCGGCGACGATGATGGAGCCGTAGATCTCCGGCAGGCCCTCCCTGCCACCGCCGGCGGCCAGGCCGATGGCGATGATCGGCGACACGGCCGTGAACGTCACGCCTTGGATGAGCGGGAGCCGCACGCCCACCTTCCAGAAGCCGACGGATTGGATGATCGTCGCGATGCCGCAGGTGAACAGATCGGCGTTGATCAGGTGGATGAGGTCCTGGGTGGACAGGTCCAGCGCGCCGGCGATCACGATGGGGACGATCACCGCGCCGGCGTAGAACGCCAGGACGTGCTGCAGGCCGAGGACGGCCAGCTTGGGCCCCGGTGGAACCTGGTCAACGGGGTGGACGCGGCGCTCCAGCGTGGCGGCGGACATGGGCTGCTCCTGTCACGAAAAATCGACTGGCTAAAGCTACCCCCAGCCCCTCCGATTCGCCATCCGGCAGAATCATCTGCTAACGTTCTTCATCGCGTGGTCATCCACTGACCACCGGTCCCTGGTAGCTCAATTGGCAGAGCATCTGACTGTTAATCAGAGGGTTACTGGTTCGAGTCCAGTCCGGGGAGCTAGAGCAAACACGCTCTGACAAGCTGAACGGCCCTTCCAAGCTCCATTGGAGGGGCCGTTCTTTTTTAGCCAACCTCGCGACTCCTCTAGGGGTTCTCGTGGTGCGGCATGCCCACCGGCTTGGATTCCGGGGAGTTCCGCTGCCGGAGGAACACCGCGAAGATCGCCATGGACCCCACTGCAAGGAACTCGGACTGCCAGTTCTGGAACGTCCTGCTCCAGAACTCCGGTTGGAGGAGGTAGTCACCCAGGCTGAGCGGATCGAGCAGGTCGCGCAGGCGTTCCTCGTTGTAGGCGACACGACCAGCCACCGCCTGAGCAGCCCAGGACAACACGAAGATGGCGAACATCACGATGGTCAGCGACATCGAGAACACGCTGGTACGCCACCCGCCGACCCGGGCAAGCTGCGGCGAGTCAGGCCGGGCGAACTCCCCCACCATCTCCTCCGAGTCGTCGTGCGGCCCCATCTCCTGGGGCGGCTTGGACTCCGACGAACCCCGCTGGACCAACCAGACGGTGAGCAGGATGAAGAGCGTGAACTGGAGGTACTCGGACTGCCAGTTCTCCGCCACGTCGACGGCGAACGAAGAGGACGTCAGGTAGCGCCACATGTCGATCTCGGCCAGGCCCGCCGTGCGGGCCTCCAGGTTGTAGTGGGCCTGACCGGCGAAGGCCTGGCCGATCAGCGCGAGCAGCAGCAGGATGCCGAAGCCGATGGACAGGGAGTTGTCGCGCAGCGCGGACGGGACTCGTGGATCCTTCACCGCGCCACCGCCGCAATGATGAAGACGGCGAGCAGCCCCAGCAGGATGAACAGCAGGTACGTCCAGAACACAACCCTCGCGAGAATCATGCCTTCACCTCACACTCGTACGGCCGGGCGGGATCCGCCTCTTCACGGACGCATCCCGCTGCGGTCACCAGCCAGC includes these proteins:
- a CDS encoding DUF6766 family protein: MKDPRVPSALRDNSLSIGFGILLLLALIGQAFAGQAHYNLEARTAGLAEIDMWRYLTSSSFAVDVAENWQSEYLQFTLFILLTVWLVQRGSSESKPPQEMGPHDDSEEMVGEFARPDSPQLARVGGWRTSVFSMSLTIVMFAIFVLSWAAQAVAGRVAYNEERLRDLLDPLSLGDYLLQPEFWSRTFQNWQSEFLAVGSMAIFAVFLRQRNSPESKPVGMPHHENP
- a CDS encoding trehalose-6-phosphate synthase — its product is MSERARFVVVANRLPVDRITADDGSVDWRTSPGGLVTALEPVMRRMGGAWVGWHGASGERVAPFEHEGYSVVPVPLSAEEYEEYYEGFSNATLWPLYHDTVAFPEYHREWWDAYVTVNRRFAEATAEVADEGATVWVQDYQLQLVPKMLRELRPDLRIGFFLHIPFPPTELFQQLPWRREILEGLLGADLVGFQVPGGAQNFLRLVRQRTTHRVERDRVRVSGSRVCTARAYPISIDTEGFAALAQTPEVIAEAEALLEELGHPKRIFLGVDRLDYTKGLRQRIRAMGELFEEGRLDPADTVFLQVATPSRERVDEYRRLRDDIDLLVGRINSEVGGVGRPAISYLHAGFPRTTMAAMYRIADVMVVTPLRDGMNLVAKEYVACRPDTNGALVLSEFAGAAQELKQAYLVNPYDLNGMKEVVMQAATDPARERQRRMRALKKQVHGNTIEHWADNFLGDLQNTDG
- a CDS encoding solute carrier family 23 protein, with amino-acid sequence MSAATLERRVHPVDQVPPGPKLAVLGLQHVLAFYAGAVIVPIVIAGALDLSTQDLIHLINADLFTCGIATIIQSVGFWKVGVRLPLIQGVTFTAVSPIIAIGLAAGGGREGLPEIYGSIIVAGLATFFVAPYFSKLIRFFPPVVTGTLLTVMGTTLIGVAASDIVRGAGGGNAAGAELTRNLAYALATLGVIVLMQRFFKGFMATVAVLMGLVLGTVVAVILGDTSFTHVADASWVGVTTPFWFGMPKFTFAAIVSMLIVMAITAVETTGDVFATGEVVGKRITPKHIAAALRADGLSTALGGVLNSFPYTCFAQNVGLVRLTRVKSRWVVAVAGVFMIILGLLPKAGAIVAAIPGPVLGGASLAMFANVAFVGIQTLGKADLHDNRNQVIVSTSLALAMLVTLQPSVAQAVPGWLHIFFGSGVTIGAITAIVLNLLFFHIGRRRGPDVATSGRSPLNLEQINAMDEERFVETFRSLYPEETWPIRAAYQSRPFNSTADLRAAFQNSLMSGTPDQQRSLILRYRDIADLLLDEDPGHTPSDIAALTETGSLAADRMDDHDRQSLMAVSHAYQDKFGLPLVVSLNATTTLDSVVEQSWVRVEASPERELHKTVGEVANIADRRFDALVADANPIRSAWSRKFEALN
- a CDS encoding DUF58 domain-containing protein, which gives rise to MRAPTGPTVPLNKLAPEAALRRLELTIVRRLEGFLQGDHLGLLPGPGTDTNDARVYHPGQDDVRKMDWAVTARTTVPHVRDTMADRELEVWALLDATPSMNWGTEGITKRDLGIAAIATIGFLSQKMGDRFGGMMMLPDQVKRLPARSGRTALYGLLRKLLTEPIVPDNTPGTIELEDGIEQLTRSQRRRGMRVVVSDFLTPGDSELDPNVPPPWERAIRRLAVRNQVLCIEVIDRHELEFPDVGEMLIRDPETSFARYVNTSDDAAKRRMDAATRAQRERIKIALRRAGAGHIQLRTDRDWVTDIARFVLHYRKVAGMLHQPPQGVSK
- the otsB gene encoding trehalose-phosphatase; this encodes MTWNAVTDHAQSFFSAAAADPSRVLLALDFDGTLAPIVDDPEDSRMHDGAAQALARLGGVLGHVAIITGRGVAVVRRLGRLAEREGLGNLVVLGQYGAERWDAATGEETPPSVPENVAAARPEVERIIAGCTIDGVVLEDKGRALGVHTRRSADPDAAFRLLEPQLAVVAARHGLVLEPGRNVLELRASALTKGDALLALVDETGATVVAMCGDDLGDLPAFEVLRELRDGGLSTCAVISGSAEQPAMAAQADVLAEGPDGVAAWLRDLAAALA
- a CDS encoding MoxR family ATPase; amino-acid sequence: MSEPTAVTQLPETVADAARVLGQAISQVQRVIVGQEHMVQQLMVALLAKGHCLLEGVPGVAKTLAVRSFATVVGGDFARVQFTPDLVPSDIVGTRIYSAKAESFEIELGPVFVNFVLADEINRAPAKVQSAMLELMAEKQVSIGGVTYPAPKPFIVIATQNPIESEGVYPLPEAQRDRFLVKVDVPYPRGNEELEILRRMSVSPPVAERVLNPDLVRHLQDMASNVFVHNLVAEYIVRLVLASRTPADFNMPDLEGVIQIGCSPRATLGLVAAARALALINGRDYVLPTDVQAVARDVMAHRIVLGFDAVADNVSTAEVVDRILAMVPAPTPVWNEQQRQASHQAHAHQPGRS
- a CDS encoding tellurite resistance/C4-dicarboxylate transporter family protein, with amino-acid sequence MSQPSAFSEALERLSPGYFALVMGTGIVSIGLHEIGLEALSLALLVIAALSYAALWVLYVWRAVSHRAAMLRDLRGPEMAFAYFTVVAGTDVLAVRLMAAGYVTIALPLIFLGAVLWFVFGYVLPWQVLMTRDGKPILARTNGTWFIWAVASQSLAIGMTRIVPFFPDGQAWIGILAVLSWSVGVALYAGVSILVLLRIVHFGITPREFEPPYWVAMGAMAIAVVAGSNIVAMDSTPMVDATRTLIAGTIAIFWSFCLWLIPILVGAGVWRHFVHRVPLVYVPTFWSIVFPVGMFAVASINVGRVDRLPLVEAIGTVFLYVALAVWAVVFVAMMRNVVMVLLPRARPGRPRVGQGQA